A region from the Paraburkholderia youngii genome encodes:
- a CDS encoding flagellar basal body P-ring protein FlgI: MGTVFNTLSRAGRALMFVALACAALPAATPAHAERLKDLAQIQGVRDNPLIGYGLVVGLDGTGDQTTQTPFTTQTLANMLANLGISINNQAAGSSNSQSSLSNIQLKNVAAVMVTAVLPPFARPGEAIDITVSSLGNAKSLRGGTLLLTPLKGADGQVYALGQGNVAVGGAGASANGSKVQVNQLAAGRVTGGAIVERAVPTAVSQAGMMQLDLNDMDYDTTQRVVAAIDNAFGSGTATALDGRTIQLRAPADPQQQVSFMAQLQNLEVRPGQAAAKVILNARTGSIVMNQMVTLQSCAVAHGNLSVVINTQPVVSQPGAFSNGRTVVAQQSQIQMKQDNGALKLVNAGANLAEVVKALNALGATPADLMSILQAMKAAGALRADLEII; encoded by the coding sequence ATGGGTACTGTTTTCAACACGCTGTCGCGCGCGGGCCGCGCACTGATGTTCGTCGCGCTCGCCTGCGCGGCGCTGCCGGCCGCGACGCCCGCGCATGCCGAGCGCCTGAAGGACCTCGCGCAGATCCAGGGCGTGCGCGACAACCCGCTGATCGGCTACGGCCTCGTGGTCGGCCTCGACGGCACCGGCGACCAGACCACGCAGACGCCGTTCACGACCCAGACGCTCGCGAACATGCTCGCGAACCTCGGCATCTCGATCAACAACCAGGCGGCGGGCTCGAGCAACTCGCAATCGTCGCTGTCGAACATCCAGCTGAAGAACGTCGCCGCCGTGATGGTGACCGCGGTGCTGCCGCCGTTCGCGCGGCCGGGCGAAGCGATCGACATCACCGTGTCGTCGCTCGGCAATGCGAAGAGCCTGCGCGGCGGCACGCTGCTGCTCACCCCGCTCAAGGGCGCCGACGGCCAGGTGTATGCGCTCGGCCAGGGCAACGTCGCCGTGGGCGGCGCGGGCGCGAGCGCGAACGGCAGCAAGGTGCAGGTCAATCAGCTGGCCGCGGGGCGCGTCACCGGCGGCGCGATCGTCGAGCGCGCGGTGCCGACCGCGGTGTCGCAGGCTGGCATGATGCAGCTCGACCTGAACGACATGGACTACGACACCACGCAGCGCGTCGTCGCGGCGATCGACAACGCGTTCGGCAGCGGCACCGCGACCGCGCTCGACGGCCGCACGATCCAGCTGCGCGCGCCGGCCGATCCGCAGCAGCAGGTCTCGTTCATGGCGCAATTGCAGAACCTCGAAGTGCGCCCCGGGCAGGCGGCCGCGAAGGTGATCCTGAACGCGCGCACCGGCTCGATCGTGATGAACCAGATGGTCACGCTGCAGAGCTGCGCGGTCGCGCACGGCAATCTGTCGGTCGTGATCAATACGCAGCCGGTGGTGAGCCAGCCGGGCGCGTTCTCGAACGGCCGCACCGTGGTCGCGCAGCAGTCGCAGATCCAGATGAAGCAGGACAACGGCGCGCTGAAACTCGTGAATGCCGGAGCAAACCTCGCCGAGGTGGTGAAGGCGCTCAACGCGCTCGGCGCGACGCCCGCGGATCTGATGTCGATCCTGCAAGCCATGAAAGCAGCCGGTGCCTTGCGCGCCGACCTTGAAATCATCTAA
- the flgK gene encoding flagellar hook-associated protein FlgK, producing MSSNLLNIGLSGLNAAQWGLTTTGENISNASTPGYTMETPVYSEVGGNYTGSGYMPMGVSTDTITRAYSQYLTTELNNAQSWSSSLSTYNTMISQLNNLVGSPTGGIASAISGYFTGLQNVANDASSVSTRQTAISDAQTLANQINAAGQQYDQLRASVNTQMSDAVTKINTFTAQIASLNTQITQASSQGQPPNQLLDQRDLAVSNLSQLIGVSVVQDNGSYSLFMSNGQPLVLAGNSFNLGTATSSADPTELSVQYLGQAGAKPTPTPQTLSDSSVSGGTLGGLVQFRSQTLDPAEAQLGAIATSFAAQVNAQNELGLTLNGTAGGALFTVGSPTVYANSQNSGTATLGVSFADASQPTAGDYTLSYNGSAYTLTDNQTGSIVGSAADLTKPIGGLQFSVASGTMNAGDSFTVEPTRGALNGFALTTTAGSAIAAAAPVLASASTSNTGSATITQGTVSAGYSAPTSASKITYTASTGGLTNFPVGSVVTVAGSPSTSYTIGSATDVVPYSPNSGATLTITNPTNSTNPGVMNNVTVTISGTPANGDSFTIGPNTGATNDGRNAQLLSNLTNAKTLVGGTATLTSAYASYVNSIGNQTTQIQAMATTQSSLVTQITSAQQSVSGVNINEEAANLLQYQQLYQANSKVIQTAQTLFQTLLGIFS from the coding sequence ATGTCCAGCAATCTGTTGAATATCGGCCTTAGCGGACTCAACGCGGCCCAATGGGGTTTGACGACGACTGGTGAGAACATCAGCAATGCGTCGACGCCCGGCTATACGATGGAAACTCCGGTGTATTCGGAGGTGGGCGGCAACTATACGGGCTCCGGCTACATGCCGATGGGCGTGTCCACCGACACCATCACGCGCGCGTATAGCCAGTACCTGACGACCGAGCTCAACAACGCGCAGTCGTGGAGCAGCTCGCTCAGCACGTACAACACGATGATCAGCCAGCTGAACAACCTCGTCGGCAGTCCGACTGGGGGGATTGCGAGCGCGATCAGCGGTTACTTCACGGGGCTGCAGAACGTCGCCAACGACGCGTCGAGCGTGTCGACGCGACAAACCGCGATCAGCGACGCACAGACGCTCGCGAATCAGATCAACGCGGCTGGCCAGCAATACGACCAGTTGCGCGCGAGCGTCAACACGCAGATGAGCGACGCGGTCACGAAGATCAACACCTTCACGGCGCAGATCGCGTCGCTGAATACGCAGATCACGCAGGCGAGCAGCCAGGGCCAGCCGCCGAACCAGCTGCTCGACCAACGCGACCTGGCGGTGTCGAACCTGTCGCAGCTGATTGGCGTGTCGGTCGTGCAGGACAACGGCAGCTATAGTCTGTTCATGTCGAACGGACAGCCGCTCGTGCTGGCCGGCAACAGCTTCAACCTCGGCACGGCGACTTCGTCGGCCGATCCGACCGAGCTGTCGGTCCAGTATCTTGGCCAGGCCGGCGCGAAGCCGACCCCGACTCCGCAGACGCTGTCCGACAGCAGCGTGTCCGGCGGCACGCTGGGCGGCCTGGTGCAATTCCGATCGCAAACGCTCGATCCGGCCGAGGCGCAACTCGGTGCGATCGCGACCAGCTTCGCCGCGCAGGTCAATGCGCAGAACGAACTCGGCCTGACGCTGAACGGCACCGCGGGCGGCGCGCTGTTCACCGTCGGCTCGCCGACCGTGTACGCGAACTCGCAGAACAGCGGCACCGCGACGCTCGGCGTCTCGTTCGCCGACGCGAGCCAGCCGACCGCGGGCGATTACACGCTGTCGTACAACGGCAGCGCCTACACGCTGACCGACAACCAGACCGGCAGCATCGTTGGCTCGGCGGCGGACCTCACCAAGCCGATCGGCGGCCTGCAGTTCTCGGTCGCGAGCGGCACGATGAACGCCGGCGACTCGTTCACTGTCGAGCCGACCCGCGGCGCGCTGAACGGCTTCGCGCTGACCACCACGGCGGGCTCGGCGATCGCGGCCGCGGCGCCGGTGCTCGCGTCGGCGTCGACGTCGAACACCGGCAGCGCGACGATCACGCAAGGTACGGTATCGGCCGGCTATAGCGCGCCGACCAGCGCGTCGAAGATCACCTACACCGCGAGCACCGGCGGCCTCACCAACTTCCCGGTTGGCTCGGTGGTGACGGTCGCCGGCTCGCCGTCCACGTCGTACACGATCGGCTCGGCGACGGACGTGGTGCCGTACTCGCCGAATTCGGGCGCAACGCTGACGATCACCAACCCGACCAACTCGACGAACCCGGGCGTGATGAACAACGTGACGGTCACGATCAGCGGCACACCCGCCAACGGCGACTCGTTCACGATCGGACCGAACACCGGCGCGACCAACGACGGCCGCAACGCGCAACTGTTGTCGAACCTCACCAATGCGAAGACGCTCGTGGGGGGCACCGCGACGCTGACGAGCGCGTATGCGAGCTACGTCAACAGCATCGGCAACCAGACCACGCAGATCCAGGCGATGGCGACGACGCAAAGCTCGCTCGTCACGCAGATCACGTCGGCGCAGCAGTCGGTGTCGGGCGTCAATATCAATGAGGAAGCGGCTAACCTGCTTCAATACCAGCAGCTCTATCAGGCCAACAGCAAGGTCATCCAGACGGCGCAGACGCTGTTCCAGACCTTGCTCGGCATCTTCTCGTAA
- the fliQ gene encoding flagellar biosynthesis protein FliQ, whose protein sequence is MTPEAVMTLAHQAMYVGLMMAAPLLLVALVVGLVVSLFQAATQINESTLSFIPKLLAIAATLVIAGPWMLTTMLDYLRHTLTSIPTLVN, encoded by the coding sequence ATGACACCCGAAGCAGTCATGACGCTGGCCCACCAGGCCATGTATGTCGGCCTCATGATGGCCGCCCCGCTGCTGCTCGTCGCGCTCGTCGTCGGTCTGGTCGTGAGCCTGTTCCAGGCGGCCACGCAGATCAACGAGAGCACCTTGTCGTTCATCCCGAAGCTGCTCGCGATCGCGGCCACGCTGGTGATCGCCGGGCCGTGGATGCTGACCACGATGCTCGACTATCTGCGCCACACGCTCACCAGCATTCCGACGCTCGTCAACTGA
- the fliO gene encoding flagellar biosynthetic protein FliO: MKRLAGRGVLLAPLIASSVAHAADMNAVNNAAKIASGVGAGSAVPALGVGAVLQTFVGLAVVIGLVFGCAWLARRFGLQPGQRGGLVKTVGGASLGGKERVAVVEIGDTWLVLGAAPGNVRLLHTMPAGSVAADTVAASPAPLSGTFGQRFRDAMKGEVGKRFNAHRGGDR; this comes from the coding sequence ATGAAACGTTTGGCAGGTCGCGGCGTGTTGCTCGCGCCGCTCATCGCGTCCAGCGTCGCTCACGCCGCCGACATGAACGCGGTCAACAACGCCGCGAAGATCGCCTCGGGGGTCGGCGCGGGTAGCGCGGTGCCGGCGCTCGGCGTGGGCGCGGTGCTGCAAACCTTCGTCGGGCTCGCGGTCGTGATCGGCCTCGTGTTCGGCTGCGCATGGCTCGCGCGACGCTTCGGCCTGCAACCGGGCCAGCGCGGCGGCCTCGTGAAGACCGTGGGCGGCGCTTCGCTCGGCGGCAAGGAGCGCGTCGCGGTCGTCGAGATCGGCGATACGTGGCTCGTGCTCGGCGCTGCGCCCGGCAACGTGCGGCTGCTGCATACGATGCCGGCGGGTTCCGTCGCGGCCGATACGGTTGCCGCTTCGCCCGCACCGCTTTCCGGCACCTTTGGTCAACGCTTTCGCGACGCCATGAAGGGCGAAGTGGGCAAACGTTTCAACGCACACCGCGGCGGGGATCGGTAA
- the fliN gene encoding flagellar motor switch protein FliN, with protein sequence MSDLNAKPESDLEAAEQLAAGALSAAEDDAAMDDWASALAEQNGNAEVNPAAAGVFQPLSKVEPTATHNDIDMILDIPVQMTVELGRTKIAIRNLLQLAQGSVVELDGMAGEPMDVLVNGCLIAQGEVVVVNDKFGIRLTDIITPSERIRKLNR encoded by the coding sequence ATGAGTGACCTGAACGCAAAGCCCGAGAGCGATCTCGAGGCAGCCGAGCAACTCGCCGCCGGCGCGCTGTCCGCCGCGGAAGACGACGCGGCGATGGACGACTGGGCGAGCGCGCTCGCCGAGCAGAACGGCAACGCCGAGGTCAACCCGGCCGCGGCCGGTGTGTTCCAGCCGCTGTCGAAGGTCGAGCCGACCGCGACGCACAACGATATCGACATGATCCTGGACATCCCCGTCCAGATGACGGTCGAGCTCGGCCGCACCAAGATCGCGATCCGCAATCTGCTGCAGCTCGCGCAGGGCTCGGTCGTCGAACTCGACGGCATGGCCGGTGAGCCGATGGACGTGCTCGTCAACGGCTGTTTGATCGCGCAGGGCGAAGTGGTGGTCGTCAACGACAAGTTCGGTATCCGGCTGACCGACATCATCACGCCGTCCGAACGCATCCGGAAACTCAATCGATGA
- the flgH gene encoding flagellar basal body L-ring protein FlgH has translation MSHSTRTPVHSRTAVALVQLTLLAALGGCALVPKQPIIQQPMTALPPVPPQAQAPGSIYNPGFAGRPLFEDQRPRNVGDIITIVIAENINATKNSGANASRNGSTNFNVPTAGFLGGLFAKANLSATGTNGFAGTGGANASNTFNGTITVTVTGVQANGNLIVSGEKQMLINQGNEFVRFSGVVNPNTISSLNAVYSTQVADAKIEYSAKGYINEAETMGWLQRFFLNVAPW, from the coding sequence GTTCATTCGCGCACGGCCGTGGCGCTCGTGCAGCTCACGCTGCTCGCCGCGCTCGGCGGCTGCGCGCTCGTGCCGAAGCAACCGATCATCCAGCAGCCGATGACCGCACTGCCCCCGGTGCCGCCGCAGGCGCAGGCGCCGGGCTCGATCTACAACCCGGGCTTCGCGGGCCGTCCGCTATTCGAAGATCAGCGGCCGCGCAACGTGGGCGACATCATCACGATCGTGATCGCCGAGAACATCAACGCGACCAAGAACTCGGGCGCGAATGCGAGTCGCAATGGCAGCACGAACTTCAACGTGCCGACCGCGGGCTTCCTCGGCGGACTGTTCGCCAAGGCCAACCTGAGCGCGACCGGCACCAACGGCTTTGCCGGCACCGGCGGCGCGAATGCGTCGAATACCTTCAACGGCACGATCACCGTGACCGTGACCGGCGTGCAGGCGAACGGCAACCTGATCGTGAGCGGTGAGAAGCAGATGCTGATCAATCAGGGCAACGAGTTCGTGCGCTTCTCGGGTGTCGTCAATCCCAACACGATTTCCAGCCTGAATGCCGTGTACTCGACCCAGGTCGCCGACGCGAAAATCGAATACTCCGCGAAGGGCTACATCAACGAAGCGGAGACCATGGGCTGGCTGCAGCGGTTCTTCCTCAACGTGGCGCCGTGGTGA
- the flgJ gene encoding flagellar assembly peptidoglycan hydrolase FlgJ: MNSDPTNGVNSAGDLTSRFALDVQGFGALSAQAKASPQAGMKMAAQQFDAVFTQMMLKSMRDATPQDSPFDSHDTATFTSMMDQQMAQQLSKRGIGVADAMLKQLMRNQGMQVGGANGAGAAGGLAGMANALGGGSGGGDEGQSVALNALARAYGNTQANGQLALGRAYSANSALTPPTRGDGSSPKVDAFVDKLAAPAQAASAATGIPARFIIGQAALESGWGKSEIKKADGSTSHNVFGIKAGNDWTGKTVSTVTTEYVNGKPHRTVEKFRAYDSYEEAMTDYASLLKNNPRYAQVINSSRDVNGFANGMQRAGYATDPHYAKKLLSIMQKMG; this comes from the coding sequence ATGAATTCCGATCCGACCAATGGCGTCAACTCCGCCGGCGACCTGACCAGCCGGTTCGCGCTCGACGTCCAGGGCTTCGGCGCACTGAGCGCGCAGGCGAAGGCCTCGCCGCAAGCCGGTATGAAGATGGCCGCGCAGCAGTTCGACGCCGTGTTCACGCAGATGATGTTGAAGAGCATGCGCGATGCGACGCCGCAGGACAGTCCGTTCGATTCGCACGACACGGCGACCTTTACGTCGATGATGGACCAGCAGATGGCGCAACAGCTGTCGAAGCGAGGCATCGGCGTCGCCGACGCGATGCTCAAGCAGTTGATGCGCAACCAGGGTATGCAGGTTGGTGGCGCGAACGGCGCGGGCGCGGCGGGCGGTCTCGCCGGCATGGCCAACGCGCTCGGCGGCGGCAGCGGCGGCGGCGACGAAGGCCAGAGCGTTGCGCTCAACGCGCTCGCGCGCGCCTACGGCAACACCCAGGCCAACGGCCAGCTCGCGCTGGGCCGCGCCTACTCGGCCAATAGCGCGCTGACGCCGCCGACGCGCGGCGACGGCAGCTCGCCGAAGGTCGATGCGTTCGTCGACAAGCTCGCCGCGCCGGCGCAAGCCGCGAGCGCGGCGACCGGCATTCCGGCGCGCTTCATCATCGGTCAGGCCGCGCTCGAATCGGGCTGGGGCAAGAGCGAGATCAAGAAGGCCGACGGCTCGACCAGCCACAACGTGTTCGGCATCAAGGCGGGCAACGACTGGACCGGCAAGACCGTGTCGACGGTCACGACCGAATACGTGAACGGCAAGCCGCATCGCACGGTGGAGAAATTCCGCGCGTACGACTCGTACGAGGAAGCGATGACCGATTACGCGAGCCTGCTGAAGAACAATCCGCGTTATGCACAGGTGATCAATTCGTCGCGCGACGTGAACGGTTTTGCGAACGGCATGCAGCGCGCCGGTTATGCGACCGACCCGCATTACGCGAAAAAGCTGTTGTCGATCATGCAGAAAATGGGCTGA
- the fliR gene encoding flagellar biosynthetic protein FliR — protein MFTVTYAQLNVWLTAFLWPFARIAALIATAPVFGNSSLPSRVKIGLAAFTTIIVAPTIGALPQVTVFSADGVWILANQLLIGIALGVTMQIVFQAIDATGYFIGLGMGLGFATFFDQQATGSGVVISRYMTTIATLAFLAVDGHLQMIATLVTTFQAVPVSANLLAPHGWQTLANWGSSIFSAGLLLSLPVVVALLIANLALGILNRAAPQIGVFQIGFPLTMLVGLLLVQLMLPNMIPFFVRLFDSGIDQMGRIAAALK, from the coding sequence ATGTTCACGGTCACCTATGCGCAACTGAACGTCTGGCTGACCGCGTTCCTGTGGCCGTTCGCGCGCATCGCCGCGCTGATCGCGACCGCGCCGGTGTTCGGCAATTCGTCGCTGCCCTCGCGCGTGAAGATCGGCCTCGCAGCGTTCACGACGATCATCGTCGCGCCGACGATCGGCGCGCTGCCGCAGGTCACCGTGTTTTCGGCGGATGGCGTGTGGATTCTCGCCAACCAGTTGCTGATCGGCATCGCGCTCGGCGTGACGATGCAGATCGTGTTCCAGGCGATCGACGCGACCGGCTATTTCATCGGCCTCGGCATGGGTCTCGGCTTCGCGACCTTCTTCGACCAGCAGGCGACCGGCTCGGGCGTCGTGATCTCGCGCTATATGACGACGATCGCGACGCTGGCGTTTCTCGCCGTCGATGGTCATCTGCAGATGATCGCCACGCTCGTCACGACGTTCCAGGCGGTGCCGGTGTCGGCCAACCTGCTCGCGCCGCACGGCTGGCAGACGCTCGCGAACTGGGGCAGCTCGATCTTTTCGGCGGGGCTGCTGCTGTCGTTGCCGGTCGTCGTCGCGCTGCTGATCGCCAATCTGGCGCTCGGCATTCTCAATCGCGCGGCGCCGCAGATCGGCGTATTCCAGATCGGCTTTCCGCTGACGATGCTGGTCGGCCTGCTGCTCGTGCAACTGATGCTGCCGAACATGATCCCGTTCTTCGTGCGGCTGTTCGATAGCGGCATCGATCAGATGGGGCGGATCGCAGCGGCGCTGAAGTAG
- the flgL gene encoding flagellar hook-associated protein FlgL — MRISSQQYFSMNVANMSNQQAQLSQIYQEISSGQSLTTPADNPLGAAQAVQLSSTASALSQYTTNQGTALASLQAEDSTLTNVMTTLQSAHTLGLRAGDGGLNDADRTAIAAQLTTLRDQLVTYANATDGAGNALFAGFQNSTHAFTTDPAGTVTYTGDTGSRTVQLTDSNAVATGDNGLSVFMSVGAINPQPIASAVSGNTGSGVIGAVTVNDPTNALNADSYQIQFSGSGSSMTYTVTDTTTGIAGTAQPYAAGTGITIAGQSVEITGTPAANDKFTVQPASQAGTNVFANLNAMIAALQQPVSGNPTAAASLQNALNTGLSQLGNTLNNITAVQASVGGREQEVQALQTVTQTNSTQTSSELANLTSTDLVKTISQYTMQQAALQASQQAFVKIQGMSLFEYIGN; from the coding sequence ATGCGAATTTCGTCCCAGCAGTACTTCAGCATGAACGTCGCGAACATGAGCAATCAGCAGGCTCAGCTGTCGCAGATCTACCAGGAAATCTCGAGCGGCCAGAGCCTGACCACGCCCGCCGACAACCCGCTCGGCGCCGCGCAGGCCGTGCAGCTCAGCTCGACGGCGTCGGCGCTGTCGCAGTACACGACGAACCAGGGCACGGCGCTCGCGTCGTTGCAGGCGGAGGACTCGACGCTCACCAACGTCATGACGACGCTGCAAAGCGCGCACACGCTAGGTCTGCGCGCCGGCGACGGCGGTTTGAACGATGCCGACCGCACCGCGATCGCCGCGCAGCTGACGACTTTGCGCGACCAGCTCGTCACCTACGCGAATGCGACCGACGGCGCCGGCAATGCGTTGTTCGCCGGCTTCCAGAATTCGACCCATGCCTTCACGACCGACCCGGCCGGCACTGTCACTTACACGGGCGACACCGGCTCGCGTACGGTGCAGCTCACCGATAGCAATGCAGTCGCGACCGGCGACAACGGGCTGTCGGTATTCATGAGCGTCGGCGCGATCAACCCGCAGCCGATCGCCTCGGCCGTCTCGGGCAATACCGGCTCCGGCGTGATCGGCGCAGTGACGGTCAACGATCCGACCAACGCCTTGAATGCGGACTCGTACCAGATCCAGTTCAGCGGCAGCGGCAGCTCGATGACCTACACGGTCACCGACACGACCACCGGCATCGCGGGTACGGCACAGCCCTACGCGGCGGGCACGGGCATCACCATCGCCGGGCAGAGCGTCGAAATCACCGGCACGCCGGCCGCCAACGACAAATTCACGGTGCAGCCGGCCAGTCAGGCGGGCACCAACGTGTTCGCGAACCTGAATGCAATGATCGCGGCGCTTCAGCAGCCGGTCAGCGGCAATCCCACGGCCGCGGCATCGCTGCAGAACGCGTTGAACACGGGCCTGTCGCAGCTCGGCAACACGCTGAACAACATCACCGCGGTGCAGGCTTCGGTGGGCGGGCGCGAGCAGGAAGTGCAGGCGTTGCAAACGGTCACTCAGACCAACAGCACGCAAACGTCCAGTGAACTCGCGAACCTGACCTCGACCGACCTGGTCAAGACGATCAGCCAGTACACGATGCAGCAGGCGGCACTGCAGGCGTCGCAGCAGGCGTTCGTGAAGATCCAGGGCATGTCGCTGTTCGAGTACATCGGCAACTGA
- a CDS encoding flagellar brake protein, translated as MDMNQSNGLIDTNGQPHVPQDESPSDFGRRNPLEIGVQLRNIVNRGDFLTVEYAGGQLVTRLLDVDVRERTFTFDWGALAEQNKGLLSAPRCQFHASPDGVRVEFTTPTPRETRFEGMPAFEADFPEVLFYVQRREYFRVAAPILDPFMCTGRLPDGDTFRFEVHDLSLGGVGMRTTDLRVAELPMGARLMDCELTLGALGRLSLDLQLVSHRSLAMPNGTQRYQLGFRFLSLPGSAENTLQRLITQLEMKRRSLAR; from the coding sequence ATGGATATGAACCAGTCGAACGGCCTGATTGACACAAACGGTCAGCCGCACGTCCCGCAAGACGAGAGCCCTTCCGATTTCGGCCGCCGCAATCCGCTGGAAATCGGCGTGCAGCTGCGCAATATCGTCAATCGCGGCGATTTCCTCACGGTCGAATATGCGGGCGGCCAGCTCGTCACGCGCCTGCTCGACGTCGACGTGCGCGAGCGCACCTTCACCTTCGATTGGGGCGCGCTCGCCGAGCAGAACAAGGGGCTGCTCAGCGCCCCGCGTTGCCAGTTCCACGCGTCGCCCGACGGTGTGCGCGTCGAGTTCACGACGCCGACGCCGCGCGAGACGCGCTTCGAGGGAATGCCGGCGTTCGAGGCCGACTTCCCCGAGGTGCTGTTCTACGTGCAGCGCCGCGAGTACTTCCGCGTCGCCGCGCCGATTCTCGACCCGTTCATGTGTACGGGCCGGCTGCCCGACGGCGACACGTTCCGCTTCGAGGTGCACGACCTGTCGCTCGGCGGCGTCGGCATGCGCACGACCGACCTGCGTGTCGCCGAGCTGCCAATGGGCGCGCGCCTGATGGACTGCGAGCTCACGCTCGGCGCGCTCGGCCGTCTGTCGCTCGATCTGCAGCTCGTGTCGCATCGCTCGCTCGCGATGCCGAACGGCACGCAGCGCTATCAGCTCGGCTTCCGTTTCCTGTCGCTGCCCGGCAGCGCGGAAAACACGCTGCAGCGGCTGATCACGCAGCTCGAAATGAAGCGCCGCTCGCTGGCGCGCTGA
- the fliP gene encoding flagellar type III secretion system pore protein FliP (The bacterial flagellar biogenesis protein FliP forms a type III secretion system (T3SS)-type pore required for flagellar assembly.): MQVSFRQSDWFFTLSRRAARSLPAVLRLALPALLVALPTLSFAQTAGLPAFTTSPGPNGGTTYSLSVQTMLLLTMLSFLPAMVLMMTSFTRIVIVLSLLRQALGTTTTPPNQVLVGLALFLTFFVMSPVLDKAYNEAYKPFSEGTLPMDQAVSRGVAPFKTFMLRQTRESDLALFARISHAAPMQGPEDVPLSLLVPSFVTSELKTGFTIGFTIFIPFLIIDMVVASVLMSMGMMMVSPATISLPFKLMLFVLVDGWQLLLGSLAQSFV, translated from the coding sequence ATGCAGGTCAGTTTCAGGCAGTCAGATTGGTTCTTCACGCTATCGCGCCGTGCGGCGCGCTCGCTCCCCGCAGTGCTTCGACTCGCGCTGCCGGCACTGCTGGTCGCGCTGCCGACGCTGTCGTTCGCGCAAACCGCCGGCCTGCCGGCCTTCACGACGAGCCCCGGCCCGAACGGCGGCACGACCTACTCGCTGAGCGTGCAGACGATGCTGCTGCTCACGATGCTGTCGTTCCTGCCCGCGATGGTGCTGATGATGACGAGTTTCACGCGCATCGTGATCGTGTTGTCGCTGCTGCGCCAGGCGCTTGGCACGACCACGACGCCGCCGAACCAGGTGCTCGTCGGTCTTGCGCTGTTTCTGACGTTTTTCGTGATGTCGCCGGTGCTCGATAAGGCCTATAACGAAGCCTACAAGCCGTTTTCCGAAGGCACGCTGCCGATGGACCAGGCGGTGTCGCGCGGCGTCGCGCCGTTCAAGACCTTCATGCTGCGTCAGACCCGCGAAAGCGACCTGGCACTGTTCGCGCGCATCTCGCACGCGGCGCCGATGCAGGGGCCTGAAGACGTGCCGCTGTCGCTGCTGGTGCCGTCGTTCGTGACGAGCGAGTTGAAAACCGGCTTCACGATCGGCTTCACGATCTTCATTCCGTTCCTGATCATCGACATGGTGGTCGCGAGCGTGCTGATGTCGATGGGTATGATGATGGTATCGCCGGCGACGATTTCGCTGCCGTTCAAGCTGATGCTGTTCGTGCTCGTCGACGGCTGGCAGTTGCTGCTCGGCTCGCTCGCGCAGAGCTTCGTCTGA